GACGTCTTCACCGACCGCCCTTTCGCCGGCAACCCGCTGGCCGTGGTGTTCGGCGCGGAAGCGCTGGCCACCGAGCAGATGCAGGCGCTCGCGTTGGAGTTCAACCTGTCCGAGACGGTGTTCGTGCTGCCACCGACCCAGGTCGGCGCCACCTACCGGGCCCGGATCTTCACCCCGGTGGAGGAGTTGCCGTTCGCCGGGCACCCGAGCGTCGGCGCGGCGGTCACCGCCAGCCGCCGGGGCATGTTCGGTGTGGGACAGGTCACCCAGGAGTGCGAGGCCGGGGTGCTGCCGATCGAGGTGACCGCGTCGGGGGCGACGCTGACCGGGGGCACGCCGACTCTCGGGCCGGAGTTGGACCCGGAGCCGTTGCTGGAGATCGCCGGGCTGCTCGCGGACGACCACATCGGGCCCGCTCCCCGCGTCGCCGGCTGCGGTTTGGAGTTCCCGTACCTCCCGGTGCGTCCGGAGTCGGTGGCCCGCGCGCGGGTGAACGCGACGGCGGCGCAGCGTTATGGGGTGTCGCACGTCAGCGTCTTCTCCTGGGACGCCGCCACGCAAACCGCGCACGCCCGGGTCTTCGTGCCGGGGATGGGTGTCCCGGAGGACCCGGCGACCGGCTCGGCGGCCCTCGGCCTCGGTGTCTGGCTGGTGGCGAGCGGTCAGCTGCCGGCCGAAGGGCTGTCCCGTTACGCGGTCCGTCAGGGTGTGGAGATCAACCGCCCGTCCTCGCTGGCCTGCACGGTCACCGCGGCGAACGGTGTGGCGGTCGGCGCGACCGTCGCCGGTCAGGTGATGCCGGTGGCGCGCGGTGAGATCGCGGTGCCGCCGTTCGTGGGCTGATCGCACCAAAGCGCCGCCGGCCTACGCGTCAGCGGCCAAGGTGCGGCAGGATGCGAGGGTGACTGACGACGCGCGCGGGTCGACGCCGCTGGTCGACGAGGCGATGAAGAAGGCCGCCGTGGCCTGGGTCAGCGTTTCCGGTGGGCCGGCGCTCGCGCTCTGGTGCGCCCCACTGGAGGGCGCTCTCCTGGTGGTCAGCGGGCCGGGCGAGCAGGCAGCGCCGGGTCTGGCCGACGCCACCGAGGCGCAGGTCTCCCTGCGCGGCGACCACGGTGGTCGGATCGTCACCTGGTCGGCACAGGTGAGCCGGGTGCAGCCGGGCACCGAGGCGTGGGACACCACCGCGCCGCTGGTGGCGGCGAAGCGTCTCAACGCGCCCGGTCCGACCGCTGATCTGGTGGCCCGCTGGGCCGCCGACGGATGCGCGGTCAACCGGCTCACCCCGGCCGGAACGCCGCTGGCCGGCGCGGACCTGCCGGCCGACGCGCAGGCCGAGCCGCCTCGGCCCACACCGGCCGTCCGGGCCACCCGCAAGCCGTTCCGCCTGCACCGGGTTCGTCGCCGCTGATCGGCGCGTCAACCCGTCCGGCCGCCGGCGCCCACCACCTCGGCGTCGACGTCGACCAGGGCGAGCACCTCGCGCAGGGTGCCGATTGTGGGGCCGCGCCAGTCCAGGTCGGCGTTGAACACCATGTGTGTGGCCAGGTCCGCCGCGGCGAGCCGGACCGCGGTCATCCCGGCCCGCTCGGCGCCGGTCAACTCCTGGCTGCCGCCGTCACCGACGTACAGGCAGTTGCCCGGGGCGAGCCCGAGCCGCTGGCAGGCGGTCAGGTAGAGCGCCGGGTCCGGCTTGCACCGTCCAACCTGTACCGAGAAGACCCGCACGTCGAGCAGCCGGGCGACCGCGAGCTGTGGCAGGAAGGCCGGCAGTTCGTGCGTACAGTCGCTGATCACCCCGGTACGCAGGCCGCGCTGGCGTAGGGCCGCCAGCACCGGCACGGCGTCGGCCCGCAGCCAGGTGTCCGCGCGGACCGCCCGGTGCCGGGACGCCACGGCCGCCCGCACCGCGGTGTCGTTCGGGTGTACGCCGGCCTGGGCGCACACCCACCGAAGGGTCGCCTCCGCGTTGCCGAGTCGACCGGTGGCCCGCTCGTAGTACGTGCGGTCCAGCACCTCGGTCAACGTGTCGGTGTCGCATCCGAGCAGCTCGGCGGTGTCGGTGTGCGCGACACCGCGCTGCACCGAACGGGTGAGGGTGCCGAAGAAATCGAACAGCACCGCCTGGTAGGTGGGCATGGGGGAGCGCCTCCGGGCGGTCGGGGGTTGGCGGCGCGGACCCGCGTGATCGTAACGGAGTGATGACCCTGCGTGTTGTCCGTCATACGTGTGAGGATTACGTCCCGTGTCCCCACCTTCACCCCGGCCGTCCCTGGATC
This portion of the Micromonospora zamorensis genome encodes:
- a CDS encoding HAD family hydrolase: MPTYQAVLFDFFGTLTRSVQRGVAHTDTAELLGCDTDTLTEVLDRTYYERATGRLGNAEATLRWVCAQAGVHPNDTAVRAAVASRHRAVRADTWLRADAVPVLAALRQRGLRTGVISDCTHELPAFLPQLAVARLLDVRVFSVQVGRCKPDPALYLTACQRLGLAPGNCLYVGDGGSQELTGAERAGMTAVRLAAADLATHMVFNADLDWRGPTIGTLREVLALVDVDAEVVGAGGRTG
- a CDS encoding PhzF family phenazine biosynthesis protein, encoding MSTLAYEIVDVFTDRPFAGNPLAVVFGAEALATEQMQALALEFNLSETVFVLPPTQVGATYRARIFTPVEELPFAGHPSVGAAVTASRRGMFGVGQVTQECEAGVLPIEVTASGATLTGGTPTLGPELDPEPLLEIAGLLADDHIGPAPRVAGCGLEFPYLPVRPESVARARVNATAAQRYGVSHVSVFSWDAATQTAHARVFVPGMGVPEDPATGSAALGLGVWLVASGQLPAEGLSRYAVRQGVEINRPSSLACTVTAANGVAVGATVAGQVMPVARGEIAVPPFVG